CAGGATCTTCACATCAAAGCCCGCCTGGATATCTGGCTTCGGCAAAACGAACAGCACGGCCACCAGCACAGGGATAGCTACGGAGATGATCGCAATCGGCAGGTTCAGGTTCTTATTTTTCAGTTCCATGTTTTCAGTTTTTTGAGAACAACCGCTTCAGCAGGCCGGGCTTCTTTTTGTCCTTTGCAATGTGCAGCACGGCAATGTCATTCACCATACGGCGGACATCATTCGTATCCAGCCCATTGTAATACCCCCGGATGTAACGGTCTTTATCTATCACTACAAATTTCTCGGTATGGATGAAATCATCCGGACCGCCATCGCCTTGCACAGCATTCACAAAAAATTCGTAGCGTGCCAGGTCGTATATCTCTTTTTTATCACCGGTCAGCAGCCACCAGTTCTTGGGATCAATGCTGTATTTGTCGGCATAGGCTTTCAGTTTCTGCGCTGTATCCCTTTCCGGGTCAACGGTTAAAGACAGTATCTGGATGAGGGTATCGTGCTTGTTATACGCTTCCTGCACCATCTTCAGGTTGCGGGTAAGGGTGGGGCAGATGGTGGGGCAACTGGTGAAAAAGAAATCCACCACCACGATGCGGTTCTTTATATCATACAGGCTCACCTTTTCCCCAAGCTGATTCGTGAGCGTGAAATCCTTCACCTGGTGATACACGGTATCATAGGTGGTCTTCCCATCCTTCACAATAGTGTCTACCCGCTCGGCAATGAGGTAGGGCGGTACATGCACTACATTTTTGCCGTAATGGTCCACGATCAGGTAACCGGCCAGCGGCACCAGAATGGCTAATGCTACTCCTAATAATGCTTTTCTGGAAATAACTGGTTCGTTTTAGTGTTGATATAAAAGCAAAAAATGTAAAAGTGAAACTATCTGCCTGATCGAATCACTTTTACATTTCCGGCTATTGTTATGTTACGATGTTAATGATGAGCAGGCTGTTGCGCCGGAGCTTCCTTTGGAGCCGGTGTCCCCGGGGAAAGGTCTCTCCGCATGTTCTTCCAGGAATCACCATCCGCAAGGAATGCGATAATGAACCATACGAAGAGCAACAGCGGGAACAGGATGGTCATGATCAGGTTCTTCACTTCATGTCTGAGGTGCATGAACTCGGCTACGATATAGAAAGCCTTGAAGAACGTGAGTATGATGAACAGCGAGTTAAGCCATAATTTGCTCGGCCATCCGGTGTACAGGTGCACGAATGCCATCCCTACTTCCACTACGGTGATGCCCAGGAGTATCCAGAAGGTCCTCCATATTTTCTTTACGGCTGTATCTTTCTCGCCTGTTGCAGAATGTGAATGCGCCATGTTCGGTAAATTCTTTTCTCGTTTATATTAATGATGTCAATGTCAGCTTTATGCGGTTACAGCAGGTAGAAACAGGTGAATACGAATACCCATACCAGGTCTACAAAGTGCCAGTACAATCCAACTTTTTCCACCATTTCATAGTGGCCGCGCTGTTCATATGTACCTTTCATGGTATTGATGAGCACAATGATATTCAGCACTACACCGGAGGTTACGTGTACACCGTGGAAACCGGTGATGGTGAAGAAGAAGTCGGTAAAGTTCGTAGAAATCGGTGCAGAACCGTCAGCATTGTTGAAAGGATTGCTGCCCCACCATGCGCTGACCTCGTGCAGGTGCGTCCATTCCCAGGCCTGGCAGCCAAGGAACATGGCTCCACCGATGATGGTGAGCACCAGCCATTTGATCACCCCCTGCTTATCGCGGTTATGCCCGGCATGCACCGCCAGTACCATGGTCACGGAGCTCATGATCAGGATGAAGGTCATCAGGCTCACGAACACCAGCGGGAGATTCATATGCCCCATAAAGGGGAATGAATGGAAAACCACGTTGGGGTCGGGCCAGGCTTCAGCCATGAAACGTTGTGTGCCGTAAGAGATCAGCAATGCGCCGAACGTGAAGGCATCGGAGATCAGGAAATACCACATCATCAACTTGCCGTAGCTCACGCTGAAAGGCGAATGCCCGCCACTCCACCATTTTTTCTTCGCTGTTACTGCGTTATCCATTTGTACGAATTATAAATTTATTGTTCTTTGATTGTCTGTTATCGTGCCAAGCTGAAAAATATCAGCAGGTATATCCAAAGCCCGTCTACAAAATGCCAGTATGTGGCGGCCACTTCTATCGGTACTGCGCTGTAGGTCCTGATCTTCGTACGGTAAGCCCTGAAGAACAGGATCAGCAGCACCACTACACCACCCAGTACGTGCAGGATATGCACACCGGCGATCACGTAGATGAACGAAGCCGATACCGTGCTGTCCAGCGCCAGACCGTGATCCTTCATGTCGGCAAACCCGATCACCTGGCAAACGGTGAATGCGATCCCCAGCAGCGCGGTCAATGTGATCAGCGATTTGTAACCGGCCATGCTGCGGGCTTTGAAGCGGCGCAGCGCCAGGTGGATCGTCAGGCTGCTCAGCAGGATCAGTACTGTGGACACCCAGAAGATCGATGGCAACTCAAAGCTCAGCCAGTTTGCCTGTGAACGTTTAACCACATAAGCGCTCGTGAACCCTATGAACATCATTGTGATGCTGGCCATAGCGATCCACATGGAGTACTTGTGCGGATGTATCTTGTTTCTTTGTGCGTTCATTGTTATCATTCTCCTCACAGTTTTACTTTATCAAACAACAGCCCCAGTAATATCACTGCCAGGTAAATATATGATCCGAACATCAGTTTCCTGGCGGAAGGCACATCACATTTCCGGTAGAGCATGATAGCCCTGTACAGGTAGAACCCGCCGATCAGGATCGCCACGATGGCTGAAAAACGACCGGTAATGCCCAACAGGTAGGGTGCTACGCCGGCAGGGATCAGCAACAGGGCATACATGGCCGATTGCAGCGCGATCATCTTGCCTGGCCCTTTTTCCGAAGGCATCAGCCGGAAGCCGGCCCGGGTATAATCCGTATGCGCTACCCAGGCGATGGCCCAGAAGTGCGGGAACTGCCACAGGAACTGGATAGCGAACAGCGTCCATCCTCCTTCGGAAAGGTTGTTGGCGCCGGCTGCCCAGCCGATCAGCGGAGGCAATGCTCCCGGAATAGCGCCCACCAGCACTGCCAGCGAATTCCATTTCTTCCAGGGGGTGTACACGAATCCGTACAGCACCAGGGAAAAAAGGCTCACACCTGCGCTCAGCCAGTTAAACCCGAACCCCAGGATGGCCAGCCCGGCCGCACCGGTCACCAAAGCCACTACACTGGCTTCGGAAACAGAAAGCCTCCCGGCGGGCAACGGCCTTACCGCCGTACGCGCCATCAGCTTGTCCGTATCCTTCTCCAGTATCTGGTTGATGGTGTTGGCGGAACCGGATACCAGGATACCACCTGTAAATAATAAAAGAACTTTTATAAGGTCAAATTCCACTCCCGGTACCAGCAGGTAAGCCACCACACAGGAAAACACGACCAAAAACGTGAGGGTGAACTTCATCATCATGAAGTAATCCTTCACCCTGCTTGCAATGGCGTATGATAAAGACAACTTTATGGAATTTTCTTGCAACATAATTCTGATTCACCATTCCTTTTATACTCCTGCTACTAGTGGCCGGACTCGTCGGGCGATACAGGGACGGTCTGCGGAATGAAGTCCTTCCCATCCTTGCTGTAATCGTAAGCCCAGCGGTGTACTTCCGGGATCTCGCCGGGCCAGTTACCGTGACCGGGGTTGATCGGGGTCGTCCATTCGAGTGTTGTAGCTTCCCACGGATTCGGTGTGGTGAGCTTACGGCCCTTGAATATGCTGTAGAAGAAGTTGAAAACAAATAACAACTGTGTTGCGAACACAATGATCACCACAAAGCTGATGAACTGGTTCAGCCCTTCAAACATGCTGAATGAAGCCCAGTTGGAATAATCGAAGTAACGGCGGGGCATACCGGCCATACCTTCATAGTGCATCGGCCAGAAGATCAGGTAAGCGCCTGCCAAGGTGATCCAGAAGTGGATGAAACCCAGCGTCTGGTTCATGAAACGGCCGTACATTTTCGGGAACCAGTGGTAAATACCGGCGAACATCCCGAAGAATGCGGATACACCCATTACAATATGGAAGTGCGCGATAACGAAATAGGTATCGTGCAGGTGGATGTCGATAGCGGAGTTACCCAGCCAGATACCGGTCAGACCACCGGAAATAAAGGTGCTCACAAAACCGATGGAGAAGAGGGATGCCGGTGTGAACCGGATATTCCCGCGCCAGATGGTCGTGATCCAGTTGAATACCTTGATGGCCGAGGGCACGGCGATCAGCAATGTCAGCAATACGAAGAACGCGCCGAGGAACGGGTTCAGGCCCGTAACGAACATGTGGTGCGCCCATACGAGGAATGCCAGGATGGTGATCGCAAAGATAGAGCCTACCATCGCCAGGTACCCGAAAATCGGCTTGCGGGAACTTACCGCCAGTATTTCCGATACCATACCCATGGCCGGCAGGATGATGATGTACACCTCAGGGTGACCCAGGAACCAGAACAAGTGCTGGTAAAGGATAGCGGAACCGCCTTCATTCGGCAGCACTTTACCCTGTACGAACAGTTCGCTCAGATAGAAGCTGGTACCGCCGTGGCGGTCGAACAACAGGAGGATGAAACCACTCAGCAGAACGGGGAAGGACAATACGCCGAGCACAGCCGTGAAGAAGAACGCCCAGATGGTGAGTGGCATCTTGGTCATGCTCATGCCTTTTGTACGCATGTTCAGGATGGTGGAAATATAGTTCAGGGAACCCAGGAGGGACGACACCACGAACAGTGCCATGCTCACCAGCCAGAGGTCCATACCAATCTTGGAACCGATAGAAGCGTCGCCCAGTGCGCTCAGGGGAGGATAGGAAGTCCATCCGCCGGAAGCCGGACCGGTCTGCACGAACAGGGAGCTCATCATCACGCAGCTGGCCAGGAAGAAGAACCAGTAGCTGAGCATGTTCATGAAAGGGGAAGCCATATCACGCGCACCTACCTGCAAGGGAATCAGCAGGTTGGAGAAGGTACCGCTCAGGCCGGCAGTCAGTACGAAGAATACCAGGATGGTACCGTGCATGGTCACCAGGGCATAGTATGCTTCGGCAGTGATCCTGCCACCTTCAGCCCAGTGGCCCAGCATGCTTTCCAGCCAGGGGAAAGTAGCGTCCGGATAACCCAGTTGCAAACGGAACAGAACAGAGAAGAATGCACCAATGATGGCCCAGATGATACCGGTAATGAGGAATTGCTTGGCAATCATCTTATGGTCCATGCTGAAAACATACTTCGAAATGAAGGTTTCCTCATGATGATGGTCGTGGCCATCGTGACCATTCCCATGCCCATGCTCCACGTGGCCGTGATGCGATAAATCTTGACTGTGCAATGTTGCTTCGTTACTCATAATAAGTGCTGTTTATGATAAGCCGTCAAACGGGGCAGGCTCTCCGGCTATTTCTTTAATTTTTTACGCTTTCACAAATTTACTTCATTGTCAATGCCGTGGCGGTTGAATCAGCCGCTGCCGGTTTCTCCGCAGGGGCATCAGCGGGATGCGCCTGTGCATATTGGGTAGGCTGAGCGGCCACCCATGCATCGTATTCCTCCTGTGTTTCCACAACAATATTCGCTTTCATGGAGTAGTGGCCCACACCGCACATCTGATCACAAGCCAGTTCATATACAAAATCCGGGTTACCGGTACGTTTTCTCATTTCAGCGGTGGTGTACTTCGGCGTAAACCACAGGGTGGTGGGGATGCCCGGCACAGCGTCCATTTTCAGGCGGAAGTGCGGCAGGCCAACATCATGCACCACATCGCGGGAACCGATGATCAGCTTTACGTTCTTGTCCACTACAACATGCAGTTCGGGAGCCACAAAGTCGTCATGATTCAGCGTATCCGTCCAGTCCTGCCCTACAGGATTGCTCTGGGCTTCATTGATCAGCGTATAGTGTTTGCGGCCCAGCTGTCCGTCTTTACCGGGATAGCGTACCATCCATTTGAACTGTGCGCCGGTCACTTCCACGATCATTGCGTCCTTTGGTGCTTCAGAGGTGATACGGAGCCAGTGGCGGATACCGAATGCCACCAGTACGGTGAGCACGATAGCCGGGATCACGGTCCAGATCACTTCCAGTTTATTGTTATGCGGGAAGTAAAATGCTTTACGGCCTTCTTTCTCCTGGTATTTGAAAGCGAACCAGAACAACAGGATCTGGGTGGCAATGAACACGACCAGGGTGATGATGAACGTCACCTTGATCAATTGGTCAATACCTTCCCCCTGAACGGAAGCGGATTCTCCGAGCATTCTGTCTTCCAGGAGATCATGGCACCACCACACCCCTATCAATCCCAACACCAGGAATGCCACCATCAGGAAACCGTTGATGCGGTTGGATTGCTCACGCGATTTCTTTTCACCTTTCAGAATGGACACATATTCGCTTGCTTTCGCGATCTGGAAGATCACGACGAATATGAGAACAACAACTAAAACTGCTAAAAATCCTGACATTGCTTATGAATAATAATTAAGTTATCTAATGCTTTACGTTGTTTCTGTGCTTACGCCACGCATCAGGTGTGGTGTATGATACTTTCTTTCAGGTACGGATGGTTTTTCGGAACCAGCGGTGCTTTCGCAAGCTGGTTGGCAGTGATCCAGATGATCAGGCCAACGAAACCAAGACCGATACCCAGTTCAAACCAGGGGAAATGCAGCTCACGAACCGTGCCGGGCATTACCATCTGGTAGAAATCGAGCCAGTGACCGAATATGATGAGCACCGCCATAAAAGCAATTACGGTATAATTACGTTTGGTAGCGCGTTTCATTAATATCAACAGCGGGCAGATAAAGTTGAGGATCAGGTTCAGGAAGAACACCGGCCTCCAGGGGCCCCATACACGCGGCTGGAAATAGATGGTCTCCTCCGGCATGTTGGCGTACCAGATCAGCATGTACTGGGAGAACCAGAGGTAAGTCCAGAAGATGCTGAATGCGAACATGAACTTGCCCAGGTCATGCAGGTGCTCATCGGTTACCCAGGGCAGGTAACCTTTTCCTTTCAGGTAAATCACAAATAATGCAATGAGGGACAGGCCTGATACCCAGGTGCTGGCAAATGTGTACCAGCTGTACATGGTGGAGAACCAGTGCGCGTCTATGCTCATCAGCCAGATCCAGGGTGTGGTGGAACCAACGGACAATGCGAAAACAACAATAAAGCCTGCGCACCATACGGTATTTCTCCAGACGAGGCTTTTAGCCTTTTCTGCTGTCATGGACCAGGTATCTTCCTGCAGGGACATTTTGCGCAGCTTGATGGTCAACGCGATCCAAAGGCCTACTGTGATCACCGAAGCAATGGACACAAATGCCGGGTTCAGGAAAGGGGATTTGAATTCCAGTATCCTGTCGCCTTCCGGATGGATCCAGTGGTAAACATGCCCTTTGTCCCCGAAGATCAGGAATCCCAGCACGATCAGTACGATCACGCCGAGCACAGGCACAGCCATGGAGATAGCCTCCGGCACCCTGCGGAAACCGATCTGCCATCCGCCATGCGCCAGGGTGGTGGCAGCAATGAAGAAGGTACTGGCCAACACCACCATCAGGAAGAAGGTGCTGTTCTGCAGCAGGCCTGCCCAGAAACGGGTGGAGCCATGCTCGCCAGAGAATGCAAATAATCCGATCAATAAAGTCAGCAAGCCAATACCCAAAAGCACGAAGCTGGTCGTTTTTAATCTTGCCGGTACTACAAATTGGTCCTTCATTACTGTTGTATATTAAAATACTAAGTTGAAATGCGTTTTAAACAAATTATTTGGCAGCTACCACTGCTGCAGGTGCGGCCGAAGCTGCAGTTGAATCAGCTGCAGGTGTTGCAGGCGCTTCACCGCCGTTCTGCATATTTTTTATATAGGCCACTACTTTCCAGCGCTGCTCCGCATCCAGCTGGCTGGCGTAGCTTCCCATCATATTGAACCCGTAAGTGATCACATGGAATATACGTCCTTCACTGTAGCCCATCAGCTTGCCGGTGAGAAAAGCCGGGGGAGCTGCGGAATACGGACCGTCGCCACCTTTGTAAAGCGGGCCGTTGCCATCCAGCTTGGTGCCGTGGCATACGCCGCAATAAATATCGAACAGGCGCTTGCCTTCTTTGATACCTGCTTCATCTACGGTCAGCGGGTTCCTTACGCTGTTTGCCTGTGCGGTATCCTCCGCTTTCAGGTGATAGGGCAGCATTGCTCCTCTCTTCACTGTGCCTTCCACCGGCTTCATGCTTGCAAGGCGGCCATTGTAGAACTCGTACGCACGGGATTCATACATGTCTGGCACATAGATCTTGCCGGGCTTTCTATTATGCGCTCCCTTGTTACAGGCGGAGAGCAAAGCCCCACCAGCCAAAGCAGCTACAATCAGTATGTTGGAAGTCCTTTTCATCCGGTATTTAATTTATCTCGTTGTTCTTTGTCTTTTCCAGTTTCCCGAGGGTTCCTGGTTGAATTTGACCTGGTGGCAGAATGCTTTGTTCCACCCGGTTTCATTCCGGTTTA
This genomic stretch from Chitinophaga sp. XS-30 harbors:
- a CDS encoding SCO family protein — protein: MPLAGYLIVDHYGKNVVHVPPYLIAERVDTIVKDGKTTYDTVYHQVKDFTLTNQLGEKVSLYDIKNRIVVVDFFFTSCPTICPTLTRNLKMVQEAYNKHDTLIQILSLTVDPERDTAQKLKAYADKYSIDPKNWWLLTGDKKEIYDLARYEFFVNAVQGDGGPDDFIHTEKFVVIDKDRYIRGYYNGLDTNDVRRMVNDIAVLHIAKDKKKPGLLKRLFSKN
- a CDS encoding cytochrome C oxidase subunit IV family protein, with the translated sequence MAHSHSATGEKDTAVKKIWRTFWILLGITVVEVGMAFVHLYTGWPSKLWLNSLFIILTFFKAFYIVAEFMHLRHEVKNLIMTILFPLLLFVWFIIAFLADGDSWKNMRRDLSPGTPAPKEAPAQQPAHH
- a CDS encoding cytochrome c oxidase subunit 3; translation: MDNAVTAKKKWWSGGHSPFSVSYGKLMMWYFLISDAFTFGALLISYGTQRFMAEAWPDPNVVFHSFPFMGHMNLPLVFVSLMTFILIMSSVTMVLAVHAGHNRDKQGVIKWLVLTIIGGAMFLGCQAWEWTHLHEVSAWWGSNPFNNADGSAPISTNFTDFFFTITGFHGVHVTSGVVLNIIVLINTMKGTYEQRGHYEMVEKVGLYWHFVDLVWVFVFTCFYLL
- a CDS encoding cytochrome c oxidase subunit 3 codes for the protein MNAQRNKIHPHKYSMWIAMASITMMFIGFTSAYVVKRSQANWLSFELPSIFWVSTVLILLSSLTIHLALRRFKARSMAGYKSLITLTALLGIAFTVCQVIGFADMKDHGLALDSTVSASFIYVIAGVHILHVLGGVVVLLILFFRAYRTKIRTYSAVPIEVAATYWHFVDGLWIYLLIFFSLAR
- the cyoE gene encoding heme o synthase, which produces MSLSYAIASRVKDYFMMMKFTLTFLVVFSCVVAYLLVPGVEFDLIKVLLLFTGGILVSGSANTINQILEKDTDKLMARTAVRPLPAGRLSVSEASVVALVTGAAGLAILGFGFNWLSAGVSLFSLVLYGFVYTPWKKWNSLAVLVGAIPGALPPLIGWAAGANNLSEGGWTLFAIQFLWQFPHFWAIAWVAHTDYTRAGFRLMPSEKGPGKMIALQSAMYALLLIPAGVAPYLLGITGRFSAIVAILIGGFYLYRAIMLYRKCDVPSARKLMFGSYIYLAVILLGLLFDKVKL
- a CDS encoding cbb3-type cytochrome c oxidase subunit I; the protein is MSNEATLHSQDLSHHGHVEHGHGNGHDGHDHHHEETFISKYVFSMDHKMIAKQFLITGIIWAIIGAFFSVLFRLQLGYPDATFPWLESMLGHWAEGGRITAEAYYALVTMHGTILVFFVLTAGLSGTFSNLLIPLQVGARDMASPFMNMLSYWFFFLASCVMMSSLFVQTGPASGGWTSYPPLSALGDASIGSKIGMDLWLVSMALFVVSSLLGSLNYISTILNMRTKGMSMTKMPLTIWAFFFTAVLGVLSFPVLLSGFILLLFDRHGGTSFYLSELFVQGKVLPNEGGSAILYQHLFWFLGHPEVYIIILPAMGMVSEILAVSSRKPIFGYLAMVGSIFAITILAFLVWAHHMFVTGLNPFLGAFFVLLTLLIAVPSAIKVFNWITTIWRGNIRFTPASLFSIGFVSTFISGGLTGIWLGNSAIDIHLHDTYFVIAHFHIVMGVSAFFGMFAGIYHWFPKMYGRFMNQTLGFIHFWITLAGAYLIFWPMHYEGMAGMPRRYFDYSNWASFSMFEGLNQFISFVVIIVFATQLLFVFNFFYSIFKGRKLTTPNPWEATTLEWTTPINPGHGNWPGEIPEVHRWAYDYSKDGKDFIPQTVPVSPDESGH
- a CDS encoding cytochrome c oxidase subunit II gives rise to the protein MSGFLAVLVVVLIFVVIFQIAKASEYVSILKGEKKSREQSNRINGFLMVAFLVLGLIGVWWCHDLLEDRMLGESASVQGEGIDQLIKVTFIITLVVFIATQILLFWFAFKYQEKEGRKAFYFPHNNKLEVIWTVIPAIVLTVLVAFGIRHWLRITSEAPKDAMIVEVTGAQFKWMVRYPGKDGQLGRKHYTLINEAQSNPVGQDWTDTLNHDDFVAPELHVVVDKNVKLIIGSRDVVHDVGLPHFRLKMDAVPGIPTTLWFTPKYTTAEMRKRTGNPDFVYELACDQMCGVGHYSMKANIVVETQEEYDAWVAAQPTQYAQAHPADAPAEKPAAADSTATALTMK
- a CDS encoding quinol:cytochrome C oxidoreductase, giving the protein MKDQFVVPARLKTTSFVLLGIGLLTLLIGLFAFSGEHGSTRFWAGLLQNSTFFLMVVLASTFFIAATTLAHGGWQIGFRRVPEAISMAVPVLGVIVLIVLGFLIFGDKGHVYHWIHPEGDRILEFKSPFLNPAFVSIASVITVGLWIALTIKLRKMSLQEDTWSMTAEKAKSLVWRNTVWCAGFIVVFALSVGSTTPWIWLMSIDAHWFSTMYSWYTFASTWVSGLSLIALFVIYLKGKGYLPWVTDEHLHDLGKFMFAFSIFWTYLWFSQYMLIWYANMPEETIYFQPRVWGPWRPVFFLNLILNFICPLLILMKRATKRNYTVIAFMAVLIIFGHWLDFYQMVMPGTVRELHFPWFELGIGLGFVGLIIWITANQLAKAPLVPKNHPYLKESIIHHT
- a CDS encoding c-type cytochrome, with product MKRTSNILIVAALAGGALLSACNKGAHNRKPGKIYVPDMYESRAYEFYNGRLASMKPVEGTVKRGAMLPYHLKAEDTAQANSVRNPLTVDEAGIKEGKRLFDIYCGVCHGTKLDGNGPLYKGGDGPYSAAPPAFLTGKLMGYSEGRIFHVITYGFNMMGSYASQLDAEQRWKVVAYIKNMQNGGEAPATPAADSTAASAAPAAVVAAK